The following are encoded together in the bacterium genome:
- a CDS encoding FAD-dependent oxidoreductase, producing the protein MTDVPRRWDREADVVVAGSGAAGLCAALAAAAGGARVLVLEKASVLGGTTAMSGAGTWIPANHHMLAAGMSDSTDEALTYIRGVAPDGWAEIEAPLWRAFVENAPAMLAFVEANSPLRFELVHHPDPYVEAPGGKAHGRMLSPRLISQNILGPWRDRIRRFTRGQRFKYSEMVVGPVLSRPVPTLLKIAPALAYRWLTRRVGMGNALVTGLLKGCLDHGVEIMAETRVTRLVTDGGGGTPSRVAGVEATGTGGLVAIRAARGVVLATGGFEWDPELRARYFPGDVGLIGSPRTNTGDGQRMAAAAGARLERMDQALIYCCLPIGYEGHRHAVPITDVYSPHCIVVDRTGCRFLNEGRPNLGVAIDERDPATGLPVHLPAWRIFDAQFARKNPAVMLLWRLDRGRKLHTAPSLAHLAAQIGLGAPALTATVDRFNEFARRGRDDEFHRGETAWEKFNTPGGALGTIERPPFYAAPFDRAILVTKGGPRTNPSGQVLRDDGSVIEGLYCAGAAMANPIGSKAVGAGSTIGPCMTWGYICGRHLCAAHAREAAAPSTA; encoded by the coding sequence GTGACCGACGTGCCGCGGCGCTGGGACCGGGAAGCCGACGTGGTGGTCGCCGGATCCGGCGCGGCGGGCCTGTGCGCCGCACTCGCCGCCGCGGCCGGGGGCGCGCGGGTGCTCGTGCTGGAAAAGGCATCGGTGTTGGGCGGGACGACCGCGATGTCGGGCGCCGGCACGTGGATCCCAGCCAACCACCATATGCTCGCCGCGGGGATGTCGGACTCCACGGACGAGGCGCTAACGTACATTCGCGGCGTCGCGCCCGACGGATGGGCCGAGATCGAAGCACCCCTCTGGCGCGCCTTCGTCGAAAACGCACCGGCGATGCTGGCGTTCGTCGAGGCCAACTCCCCGCTCCGATTCGAGCTCGTCCATCACCCCGATCCCTACGTCGAGGCGCCTGGCGGCAAGGCGCACGGCCGGATGCTGTCCCCGCGGCTGATCAGCCAGAACATCCTCGGGCCGTGGCGCGATCGGATCCGCCGGTTTACCCGCGGGCAGCGGTTCAAATACAGTGAGATGGTGGTGGGCCCGGTACTGTCGCGGCCGGTGCCGACACTTCTCAAAATCGCCCCCGCCCTCGCCTATCGCTGGCTCACCCGGCGCGTCGGCATGGGAAACGCCCTCGTCACCGGTTTACTTAAGGGCTGCCTCGACCACGGCGTCGAGATCATGGCGGAGACGCGGGTCACACGGCTTGTCACGGACGGCGGCGGCGGCACGCCGAGCCGCGTCGCGGGCGTCGAGGCAACCGGAACCGGCGGTCTGGTCGCGATTCGCGCCGCGCGCGGCGTTGTCTTGGCGACCGGAGGCTTCGAGTGGGACCCGGAGCTCCGGGCGCGCTACTTCCCCGGCGACGTCGGTCTCATCGGCAGCCCGCGCACGAACACCGGCGACGGCCAGCGCATGGCCGCGGCCGCCGGCGCCCGGCTCGAGCGGATGGACCAGGCGCTCATCTACTGCTGCCTGCCGATCGGATACGAGGGGCACCGTCACGCGGTGCCCATCACCGACGTGTACAGTCCGCACTGCATCGTGGTGGATCGCACGGGCTGCCGCTTCTTAAATGAAGGGCGCCCGAACCTCGGCGTGGCGATCGACGAGCGCGACCCGGCCACCGGCCTGCCGGTTCACCTGCCGGCGTGGCGGATCTTCGACGCCCAGTTCGCCCGAAAGAATCCGGCGGTCATGCTGCTCTGGCGGCTCGACCGCGGGCGGAAGCTTCACACGGCGCCGAGCCTCGCGCATCTCGCCGCGCAGATCGGCCTCGGCGCACCGGCGCTGACCGCCACGGTGGACCGGTTCAACGAATTCGCGCGGCGCGGCAGGGACGACGAATTTCACCGGGGCGAAACCGCGTGGGAGAAATTCAACACGCCCGGCGGCGCGCTGGGGACGATCGAGCGGCCGCCGTTTTACGCCGCGCCGTTCGACCGGGCCATCCTCGTGACGAAAGGGGGCCCGCGAACCAATCCGAGCGGTCAGGTCCTGCGTGATGACGGCAGCGTCATCGAGGGACTCTACTGCGCGGGCGCGGCGATGGCCAACCCCATCGGCTCGAAAGCCGTCGGCGCGGGCAGCACGATCGGGCCGTGCATGACCTGGGGCTACATCTGCGGCCGCCATCTCTGCGCCGCGCACGCCCGGGAGGCCGCCGCGCCGTCGACCGCCTGA
- a CDS encoding membrane dipeptidase produces the protein MLIVDSHLDLALNALQGNRDLLTSAYTTRVLERSMKGPGRAQGTVAFPEMRRGRVALCFTTVLARSSGRPEPGIDYPTAIQAHAHGKGHLAYHQALEREGHIRIIRDAVQLDAHVAEWTDWDAAHSSDDPAPTPPLGMVITMESADPVLSPSTLREWWEGGLRLLGPAHFGHGRYAGGTGCDEGLTELGPPLLREMARLGISLDLSHCSDEAFWQALSHYDGPVHASHNNCRALNPHQRQLTDEEIRAIVERGGVIGTVPGCWQMIPGWTNGDSNAHVTLADIVPHIDHICQIAGSARHAGIGSDLDGGVGREGFAHDLDTIADLQKIGALLAERGYPPADVAAVMHGNWIRFLREAWGG, from the coding sequence ATGCTCATCGTCGACAGCCATCTCGATCTCGCCCTCAACGCGCTGCAGGGCAACCGCGACCTGCTGACGTCCGCCTACACGACCCGCGTGCTGGAACGGTCGATGAAGGGACCGGGGCGCGCGCAGGGCACGGTCGCCTTTCCGGAAATGCGGCGCGGCCGGGTCGCGCTCTGCTTCACGACCGTGCTCGCGCGGTCGAGCGGCCGCCCGGAGCCCGGCATTGACTACCCGACGGCGATCCAGGCCCACGCGCACGGCAAGGGCCACCTCGCCTACCATCAGGCGCTCGAACGCGAGGGGCACATCCGCATCATCCGGGACGCGGTCCAACTCGACGCGCACGTCGCGGAATGGACCGACTGGGACGCCGCGCACTCATCGGACGATCCCGCACCGACCCCGCCGCTCGGCATGGTTATCACGATGGAGAGCGCCGATCCCGTGCTCTCGCCGTCGACGCTGCGGGAGTGGTGGGAGGGCGGATTGCGGCTGCTCGGTCCGGCGCACTTCGGGCACGGCCGGTACGCCGGGGGCACCGGCTGCGACGAGGGATTGACCGAACTCGGCCCCCCGCTGCTCCGGGAGATGGCGCGGCTCGGCATCAGCCTCGACCTCTCGCACTGTTCGGACGAGGCGTTTTGGCAGGCGCTCTCCCACTACGACGGCCCGGTGCACGCGAGCCACAACAACTGCCGGGCGCTCAACCCTCACCAGCGCCAGCTGACGGACGAGGAGATTCGCGCGATCGTCGAACGCGGCGGCGTCATCGGCACGGTTCCGGGCTGCTGGCAGATGATTCCCGGCTGGACGAACGGCGACAGCAACGCGCACGTGACCCTCGCCGACATCGTGCCGCATATCGACCACATCTGCCAGATCGCGGGGAGCGCACGACACGCCGGCATTGGCAGCGACCTCGACGGCGGCGTCGGCCGCGAAGGCTTCGCGCACGACCTCGACACGATCGCCGATCTGCAGAAGATCGGCGCGCTGCTCGCCGAGCGCGGATACCCGCCCGCCGACGTGGCCGCGGTCATGCACGGCAACTGGATCCGCTTCCTCCGCGAGGCCTGGGGCGGATAA
- a CDS encoding VOC family protein, with protein sequence MPRITPMLWFDSNAEDAAQFYTSIFKNSKICEVSRYGDAGPGPKGQAMVVRFQLEGQEFLALNGGPQFKFTEAISFVVNCETQDDVDYYWDRLSAGGKEVQCGWLRDKFGLSWQVTPAVLPRLLRDPDPAKSQRVMKAMLEMVKIDIAALQRAYDRA encoded by the coding sequence ATGCCGAGGATCACACCGATGCTGTGGTTTGACAGCAACGCGGAGGACGCGGCCCAGTTCTACACGTCGATCTTCAAGAACTCGAAGATCTGCGAGGTCAGCCGCTATGGCGACGCGGGCCCGGGGCCCAAAGGGCAGGCGATGGTGGTGCGGTTCCAGCTCGAGGGACAGGAGTTCCTGGCCCTCAACGGCGGCCCCCAGTTCAAGTTCACGGAGGCGATATCGTTCGTCGTGAACTGCGAGACGCAGGACGACGTCGATTACTACTGGGACAGGTTGTCGGCGGGCGGCAAAGAGGTCCAGTGCGGCTGGCTGCGGGATAAGTTCGGACTGTCGTGGCAGGTCACCCCGGCCGTTCTGCCGCGGCTCCTGCGGGATCCCGACCCCGCCAAGTCCCAGCGAGTGATGAAGGCCATGTTGGAGATGGTAAAGATCGACATCGCGGCGCTGCAGCGCGCCTACGACCGGGCGTAG
- a CDS encoding thiamine pyrophosphate-binding protein — protein MTLRGAHLALRCLKLEGIRKLFTIVGDTILPICDAAVDEGMDLVDTRHEAAALHMADAWSRVTGEPAVALVTGGPGFANAISALPPIHASESPVILLAGCGELVERGMYGFQEIDQVGLAAPATKGSWMVPDRRRIPGMIATAFRTALEGRRGPVHLTIPIDIQEAAVAESETPAYPPSEYRPAGRSLGDPALVAQAIDVLGNAERPVVVAANAARASLAPPDLRDFVEATNLPCFTVEQARGLLSDDHPLCFGYGDPALNDTAKHFREADAVLLLGKRLDHRYRYGRPPFFNAAATLIQVDPSPAEIGRNRGVHVGIVGDVGAVVRQMTEAARGAERWTGVAAWRRQLGKTREAQRLRFEALGTDETPLHAVRVLRDVDTFTDDDTILVVDGGDFAGWGRSYLRARNAGGWLRLGPLGQLGCGVPYAIAAKLARPEADVLLLIGDGSFGFYGIEFDTAVRHGAAFTAVMGNDALWGIDRNFQLAYYGRAVGTELRPVRYDKMVEALGGHGEHVTQPGEIVPAIRRARESGRPSLVSVTIRNTPCPLANAMMARKMR, from the coding sequence ATGACCCTACGGGGAGCGCATCTCGCGCTCCGCTGCCTCAAACTCGAAGGCATCCGCAAGTTGTTCACGATCGTCGGGGATACCATTCTGCCGATCTGCGACGCCGCGGTCGACGAGGGGATGGACCTCGTCGATACCCGGCACGAGGCGGCGGCGCTGCACATGGCGGACGCGTGGTCGAGAGTGACCGGCGAGCCGGCCGTGGCGCTCGTGACCGGCGGTCCCGGTTTCGCCAACGCGATCTCCGCGCTGCCGCCGATCCACGCAAGCGAGAGCCCCGTCATTTTGCTGGCCGGGTGCGGCGAGCTCGTCGAGCGCGGGATGTACGGTTTTCAGGAGATCGACCAAGTGGGCCTGGCCGCACCGGCCACCAAGGGCTCGTGGATGGTGCCGGACCGCCGCCGCATTCCCGGCATGATCGCCACGGCGTTCCGCACCGCACTCGAGGGCCGCCGCGGTCCGGTGCACCTGACGATTCCGATCGACATCCAGGAGGCCGCCGTCGCCGAGAGCGAAACGCCGGCCTATCCGCCGAGCGAGTACCGCCCCGCGGGCCGCAGCCTCGGCGATCCCGCGCTCGTGGCGCAGGCGATCGACGTGCTGGGGAACGCCGAACGGCCCGTCGTCGTCGCGGCCAACGCGGCGAGGGCGTCCCTCGCCCCGCCGGACCTCCGGGATTTCGTCGAGGCGACGAACCTGCCGTGCTTTACGGTCGAGCAGGCACGGGGGCTGCTCTCCGACGATCACCCGCTGTGCTTCGGGTATGGGGATCCGGCGCTCAACGACACGGCGAAGCACTTCCGGGAGGCCGACGCCGTTCTGCTGCTGGGCAAGCGTCTCGATCACCGCTATCGCTACGGGCGGCCGCCGTTTTTCAACGCGGCCGCGACGCTGATCCAGGTCGATCCCTCGCCGGCCGAGATCGGACGCAACCGCGGCGTGCACGTCGGGATCGTGGGAGATGTCGGAGCGGTCGTGCGGCAGATGACCGAGGCGGCCCGCGGCGCGGAGCGGTGGACCGGTGTGGCGGCGTGGCGCCGGCAGCTCGGCAAGACCCGCGAGGCGCAGCGGCTTCGGTTCGAGGCGCTCGGCACCGACGAGACGCCGCTGCACGCCGTGCGCGTGCTGCGGGATGTCGATACGTTTACCGACGACGACACGATCTTGGTCGTGGACGGCGGCGACTTCGCCGGATGGGGGCGGAGCTATCTGCGGGCCCGGAACGCCGGGGGGTGGCTACGCCTCGGTCCGCTCGGCCAATTGGGCTGCGGGGTCCCCTACGCGATCGCGGCGAAGCTCGCGCGCCCCGAGGCGGACGTACTGCTGCTCATCGGCGACGGATCGTTCGGATTCTACGGCATCGAGTTCGACACGGCGGTCCGGCACGGCGCCGCGTTCACCGCGGTGATGGGGAACGACGCGTTGTGGGGCATCGACCGCAACTTCCAGCTGGCGTACTACGGCCGAGCGGTCGGAACCGAGCTGCGGCCGGTGCGTTACGACAAGATGGTGGAAGCGCTGGGCGGCCACGGCGAGCACGTCACGCAGCCCGGCGAGATCGTCCCGGCGATCCGGCGCGCCCGCGAGTCGGGACGGCCGTCGCTCGTCAGCGTCACGATCCGCAACACGCCGTGTCCGCTCGCGAACGCCATGATGGCCCGGAAAATGCGATGA
- a CDS encoding aldo/keto reductase, with product MHASAAGTVVIGGDLRVARLGFGALRILGRGGLGPPRDRARALGVLRRAVDLGVTLIDTADSYGPGVSEELIAEALNPYPAGLVIATKGGFTRPGGAWIARGRPAHLREALEGSLRRLRVERIDLYQLHTVDPKVPIEESVGTIVEMQAQGKIRHIGVSNVSTEELRKAQSVARIVSVQNEYSLAERESDGVLDVCAREGLAFLPWAPLAGARRAAKKLTAVLHKVAAAHRATPWQVSLAWLLHRSPAVVPIPGTGSPEHLEENLAAADLRLSDDEYQSLTEL from the coding sequence ATGCACGCATCCGCGGCGGGCACGGTCGTCATCGGCGGCGATCTGCGCGTCGCGCGGCTCGGTTTCGGGGCGCTGCGGATCCTCGGCCGCGGAGGGCTCGGCCCGCCGCGCGATCGGGCCCGGGCGCTCGGGGTGCTGCGGCGCGCGGTGGATCTCGGTGTCACGCTCATCGATACCGCCGACTCGTACGGTCCCGGCGTCTCGGAAGAATTGATCGCGGAAGCCCTCAACCCGTACCCGGCCGGACTCGTCATCGCGACGAAAGGCGGCTTCACCAGGCCTGGAGGCGCGTGGATCGCGCGCGGGCGGCCGGCGCACCTCCGCGAGGCGCTCGAAGGGAGCCTCCGCCGGCTGCGCGTCGAGCGGATCGACCTCTATCAACTGCACACCGTCGACCCCAAGGTGCCGATAGAAGAGTCGGTGGGGACGATCGTCGAGATGCAGGCGCAGGGCAAGATCCGGCACATCGGCGTCTCCAACGTCTCCACCGAAGAACTGCGGAAGGCGCAGTCCGTCGCGCGGATCGTCTCGGTCCAGAACGAGTACAGCCTCGCCGAGCGCGAGTCGGACGGCGTGCTGGACGTGTGCGCGCGAGAAGGGCTCGCGTTTCTCCCGTGGGCGCCGCTCGCCGGCGCGCGGCGCGCCGCAAAGAAGCTCACGGCCGTGCTCCACAAGGTCGCCGCGGCGCACCGCGCCACGCCCTGGCAAGTCTCGCTGGCGTGGCTGCTGCACCGCTCCCCGGCCGTGGTGCCGATCCCCGGCACGGGATCGCCCGAGCATTTGGAGGAGAACCTTGCCGCGGCGGACCTGCGCCTCTCGGACGACGAATACCAGTCTCTCACCGAACTCTGA
- a CDS encoding serine hydrolase, whose translation MITERARLASSLNALCDAQPFETGWYLRDLRRGVSADRRGSVVVPSASTRKIAILMTALGDVHTGRLSLDRRVAIEARYQISDSGCMQHFRPGSTLTLHDFLVMMIIVSDNVATGTVADLVGLDAINAFCRSIGMTGTTHRAGIPQENYPLMPPGEVPPHDVNRLNATTPADVGHLLEAVLKGGDDADAAARLGVTPDLCRYALDILSWQNLTARLPSWLPTGTKVAHKTGTGGNAINDAGIIFQNGRPLFVLTVYTYPVPRVLRNGEPGKAAATAHIGRLSRACWDALAEPE comes from the coding sequence GTGATCACGGAGCGCGCGCGGCTCGCGTCCTCGCTGAACGCCTTATGCGATGCGCAGCCCTTCGAGACCGGCTGGTATCTCCGCGACCTGCGCCGGGGCGTCTCGGCGGACCGCCGCGGCAGCGTCGTGGTGCCGTCGGCGAGTACGCGAAAAATCGCGATCTTGATGACCGCGCTCGGCGACGTGCACACGGGGCGGCTGTCGCTCGACCGGCGCGTCGCGATCGAGGCGCGCTACCAGATCAGCGACAGCGGCTGCATGCAGCACTTCCGGCCGGGGTCCACCCTCACGCTGCACGACTTTCTCGTCATGATGATCATCGTCAGCGACAACGTCGCGACCGGCACGGTGGCCGACCTGGTCGGCCTGGATGCGATCAACGCGTTCTGCCGGTCGATCGGCATGACCGGTACGACGCACCGCGCGGGCATCCCGCAAGAGAACTACCCGCTCATGCCGCCCGGCGAAGTGCCGCCGCACGACGTTAACCGCCTGAACGCCACGACGCCGGCCGACGTCGGCCATCTGCTGGAAGCGGTCTTGAAGGGCGGCGACGATGCCGACGCGGCGGCGCGGCTCGGCGTCACGCCGGACCTCTGCCGCTACGCCCTCGACATCCTGAGCTGGCAGAACCTGACGGCGCGCCTCCCTTCCTGGCTCCCCACCGGCACGAAGGTGGCCCACAAGACCGGCACCGGCGGCAACGCGATCAACGACGCCGGCATCATCTTCCAGAACGGGCGGCCGCTGTTCGTGCTCACGGTCTACACGTACCCCGTGCCGCGCGTACTGCGAAACGGCGAGCCGGGTAAGGCCGCGGCCACCGCGCACATCGGCCGGCTCAGCCGCGCCTGCTGGGACGCGCTCGCCGAGCCGGAGTAG
- a CDS encoding metalloregulator ArsR/SmtB family transcription factor, translating into MDTQRDAVFRALADPTRRRILGLLRGGRRTVGELAGNFQTSRPAISRHLRVLRAAGLVTARRQGTARICQLNPRPLRTVDAWLQDYRAFWRATLRDLKRYVEETR; encoded by the coding sequence ATGGACACCCAACGCGATGCCGTGTTCCGGGCGCTGGCCGACCCGACGCGCCGGAGGATCCTCGGACTGCTTCGCGGGGGCCGCCGAACGGTCGGTGAGTTGGCGGGTAACTTCCAAACGAGCCGACCCGCGATCTCGAGGCACCTCCGGGTGCTGCGGGCGGCCGGCCTCGTCACCGCCCGCCGGCAGGGCACCGCGCGCATCTGCCAGCTGAATCCGCGGCCGCTCCGCACCGTCGACGCGTGGCTTCAGGACTACCGCGCCTTCTGGCGCGCAACCTTGCGCGATCTCAAGCGCTATGTGGAGGAGACCCGATGA
- a CDS encoding SRPBCC domain-containing protein, with amino-acid sequence MNATKTEGPIVEEITISAPAERVFDALTDPEQCVKWWGHEGQFGWTQIESDLRAGGRLVMRGYGYGGKSVTVTGVYRQIERPRLLVHTWLPDWQGDATESVVRWDFEERGGVTRVRITHSGLATETSRMSHRGWPNILNWLQEYTEGKPRA; translated from the coding sequence ATGAACGCGACCAAAACGGAAGGCCCCATCGTCGAGGAAATCACCATCAGCGCGCCGGCCGAGCGTGTCTTCGACGCGCTGACCGATCCTGAGCAGTGCGTCAAATGGTGGGGGCACGAAGGGCAGTTCGGATGGACGCAGATCGAGTCCGACCTGCGGGCCGGCGGCAGGCTCGTGATGCGCGGTTACGGCTACGGCGGAAAGAGCGTCACCGTCACCGGCGTGTACCGCCAAATCGAGCGGCCGCGCCTGCTCGTCCACACCTGGCTGCCGGACTGGCAGGGTGACGCCACCGAGAGCGTCGTGCGCTGGGACTTCGAGGAGCGCGGCGGCGTCACGCGGGTGCGCATCACGCATTCCGGGCTCGCCACCGAGACGTCCCGGATGAGCCACCGCGGCTGGCCCAACATCCTCAATTGGCTCCAGGAATACACGGAGGGCAAGCCGCGCGCGTGA
- a CDS encoding VOC family protein, whose product MKTAAMPARELYRIKGCHGVRYQVRDVGRSIAFYTGLGFHLDHQALPAFATLSLDQLKLLLSGPNASGSRPMPDGRRQEPGGWNRIVLRVAELPAAMTALQDRGIRFRNRMETGPGGRQVQLEDPDGNPIELFEPARPS is encoded by the coding sequence ATGAAAACGGCGGCGATGCCCGCTCGAGAGCTCTACCGCATCAAGGGCTGTCACGGCGTTCGCTACCAAGTGCGAGATGTCGGCCGGTCGATCGCATTCTACACGGGGCTCGGTTTTCACCTAGATCACCAGGCGCTGCCGGCGTTCGCGACCCTATCGCTCGATCAGTTGAAACTGCTACTCAGCGGCCCGAACGCATCGGGATCGCGGCCGATGCCCGACGGACGCCGCCAAGAGCCGGGCGGCTGGAATCGCATCGTCCTGCGCGTCGCCGAACTGCCGGCCGCGATGACGGCGCTTCAAGACCGGGGGATCCGCTTCCGCAACCGGATGGAGACGGGTCCCGGCGGGCGGCAGGTGCAGCTCGAAGACCCGGACGGGAACCCAATCGAGCTGTTTGAGCCGGCCCGTCCGTCGTAG
- a CDS encoding spore germination protein GerW family protein gives MFAEMLNRFGQMHERATVKTVFGEPYQVNGRTIIPVAKVSFGFGFGGGQGTLKGNGAQSVDEAGKDAGGGAGGGGGGRVSVRPVAVLEVGADGTKVKPIVDVARLALAGMILAAWNLFWITYTVRRVRAR, from the coding sequence ATGTTTGCAGAGATGCTGAACCGGTTCGGGCAGATGCACGAGCGCGCCACCGTCAAGACGGTGTTCGGCGAGCCGTATCAGGTCAACGGGCGTACGATCATTCCGGTGGCCAAGGTCTCGTTTGGGTTCGGCTTTGGGGGCGGACAGGGCACCCTGAAGGGAAACGGCGCCCAGAGCGTCGATGAGGCCGGCAAGGACGCCGGAGGCGGCGCGGGGGGCGGCGGCGGCGGACGCGTCTCGGTGCGGCCCGTCGCCGTGCTCGAAGTCGGCGCGGACGGGACGAAAGTGAAGCCGATCGTCGACGTCGCGCGCCTCGCGCTCGCGGGCATGATCCTTGCCGCCTGGAACCTCTTCTGGATCACGTACACCGTGCGCCGCGTGCGCGCGCGCTGA
- a CDS encoding phosphodiester glycosidase family protein has translation MAFRLAVAAAAIIVVAVPPSAAPAYPAPYERTSVAVGSRVLPAIVVRAPLSRYRLGVALAGSRVGDNAWLASIAQASGAACAINGTFFAAYAGETREPYGTLVVNGRLIHLGDFGTRLDVFDGGGMRMVRERLQIRGALEGSEVYPYNWYAYNLNQTPTASTGAFIYTRDRGPSLGFHADLAVTAHRGRVVAIEQNRDAPIPDDGFVLALMGREVGVLGWKFRIGQRIDYRAVQDGEPLRTRFSLGAGPRLVDRGRIVLDAVAEGFRDPKVTAYHGRRSLIGYTEDRQVLFAVVSGATVPEAAEAARRLGAWDAMNLDDNASSSLVCGGNYLVRPGREIANALVLWPVAGP, from the coding sequence GTGGCGTTCCGGCTGGCCGTCGCGGCCGCCGCGATCATCGTCGTCGCCGTGCCGCCGTCCGCGGCGCCGGCGTATCCCGCGCCGTATGAGCGGACGAGCGTGGCCGTCGGGAGCCGCGTGCTTCCGGCGATCGTGGTGCGCGCGCCGCTCTCACGGTACCGGCTCGGCGTGGCGCTGGCCGGGAGCCGTGTCGGCGACAACGCGTGGTTGGCCTCGATCGCGCAGGCGTCCGGGGCGGCCTGCGCGATCAACGGCACGTTCTTCGCCGCCTACGCCGGCGAGACGCGCGAACCATACGGCACGCTGGTCGTGAACGGGCGGCTGATTCATCTCGGGGATTTCGGCACGCGGCTCGACGTCTTCGACGGCGGCGGCATGCGGATGGTCCGCGAGCGTTTGCAGATCCGGGGGGCGCTCGAGGGCAGCGAGGTCTACCCGTACAACTGGTACGCTTACAACCTGAACCAGACGCCGACGGCGTCGACGGGCGCCTTCATCTATACTCGCGACCGCGGCCCGAGCCTCGGCTTCCACGCGGATCTCGCGGTCACGGCGCACCGGGGCCGGGTGGTCGCGATCGAGCAGAACCGTGACGCGCCGATCCCGGACGACGGGTTCGTGCTCGCGTTAATGGGCCGAGAGGTCGGCGTCCTCGGCTGGAAGTTTCGGATCGGCCAGCGGATCGACTACCGCGCGGTGCAGGACGGCGAGCCGCTGCGCACCCGGTTCAGCCTCGGAGCCGGGCCGCGGCTCGTCGACCGCGGCAGGATCGTTTTGGACGCCGTCGCGGAAGGCTTCCGCGACCCGAAGGTTACCGCATATCACGGCCGGCGCTCGCTCATCGGCTATACAGAAGACCGCCAGGTTCTGTTCGCCGTGGTGAGCGGCGCCACGGTTCCCGAGGCGGCGGAGGCGGCGCGGCGGCTGGGCGCCTGGGATGCGATGAACCTCGACGATAACGCCTCGAGCAGTCTCGTCTGCGGTGGCAACTACCTCGTGCGTCCCGGTCGTGAAATCGCAAACGCGCTCGTCCTGTGGCCCGTGGCCGGGCCGTAG